One part of the Theropithecus gelada isolate Dixy chromosome 5, Tgel_1.0, whole genome shotgun sequence genome encodes these proteins:
- the HGFAC gene encoding hepatocyte growth factor activator isoform X1, which translates to MGRWAWVSSPCPSLGLGPFLLLLLLLLLPRGSQPQPGGNRTESPEPNATATPAIPTILVTSETPATSAPEAEGPQRGGLPPPLRAVPSSSSPQAQALTEDGRPCRFPFRYGGRMLHACTSEGSAHRKWCATTHNYDRDRAWGYCVEATPPPGGPAALDPCASGPCLNGGSCSNTQDSQSYHCSCPRAFTGKDCGTEKCFDETRYEYLEGGDRWARVRQGHVEQCECLEGRTQCEGTRHTACLSSPCLNGGTCHLIVATGTTVCACPPGFAGRLCNIAPDERCFLGNGTGYRGVASTSASGLGCLAWNSDLLYQELHVDSVGTAALLGLGPHAYCRNPDSDERPWCYVVKDSALSWEYCRLEACDLETEGRESLTRIQLAPDILATLPEPASPGHQSCGRRHKKRTFLRPRIIGGSSSLPGSHPWLAAIYIGNSFCAGSLVQTCWVVSAAHCFSHSPPRESVSVVLGQHFFNRTTDVTQTFGIEKYIPYTLYSVFSPSDHDLVLIRLKKKGDRCATRSQFVQPICLPEPGSTFPAGHKCQIAGWGHLDENVSGYSSSLREALVPLVADHKCSNPDVYGADISPNMLCAGYFDCKSDACQGDSGGPLACEKNGVAYLYGIISWGDGCGRLHKPGVYTRVANYVDWINDRIRPPRRLVAPS; encoded by the exons ATGGGGCGCTGGGCCTGGGTCTCCAGCCCCTGTCCCTCCCTGGGGCTgggccccttcctcctcctcctcctcctcctgctgctgccgcgggggtcccagccccagcctggcgGG AACCGTACGGAGTCCCCAGAACCTAATGCCACAGCGACCCCTGCGATCCCCACTATCCTGGTGACCTCTGAGACCCCAGCAACGAGTGCTCCAGAGGCAGAGGGACCCCAACGTGGGGGGCTCCCGCCCCCGCTCAGGGCAGTTCCCTCGAGCAGCAGCCCCCAGGCCCAAG CACTCACCGAGGACGGGAGGCCCTGCAGGTTCCCCTTCCGCTATGGGGGCCGCATGCTGCACGCCTGCACTTCGGAGGGCAGCGCCCACAGGAAGTG GTGTGCCACAACTCACAACTACGACCGGGACAGGGCCTGGGGCTACTGTGTGGAGGCCACCCCGCCTCCGGGGGGCCCAG CTGCCCTGGATCCCTGTGCCTCCGGCCCCTGCCTCAATGGAGGCTCCTGCTCCAATACCCAGGACTCCCAGTCCTACCACTGCAGCTGCCCCCGGGCCTTCACCGGCAAAGACTGCGGCACGG AAAAGTGCTTCGACGAGACCCGCTACGAGTACCTGGAGGGGGGCGACCGCTGGGCCCGTGTGCGCCAGGGCCACGTGGAACAGTGCGAGTGCTTGGAGGGCCGGACCCAGTGCGAAGGCACCCGACATACAG CTTGCCTGAGCAGCCCTTGCCTGAATGGGGGCACCTGCCACCTGATTGTGGCCACCGGGACCACCGTGTGTGCCTGCCCACCAGGCTTTGCCGGGCGGCTCTGCAACATCG CACCTGATGAGCGCTGCTTCTTGGGGAATGGCACTGGGTACCGCGGCGTGGCCAGCACCTCAGCCTCGGGCCTCGGctgcctggcctggaactccGATCTACTCTACCAGGAGCTGCACGTGGACTCGGTGGGCACCGCGGCCCTGCTGGGCCTGGGCCCCCACGCCTACTGCCG GAATCCGGACAGTGATGAGAGGCCCTGGTGCTACGTGGTGAAGGACAGCGCGCTCTCCTGGGAGTACTGCCGCCTGGAGGCCTGCG ACTTGGAAACTGAGGGCAGAG AATCCCTCACCAGAATCCAACTGGCACCAGATATCCTGGCAACCCTGCCTGAGCCAGCCTCCCCGGGACACCAGTCCTGCGGCAGGAGGCATAAGAAGAGGACATTCCTGCGGCCACGCATCATCGGCGGCTCCTCCTCGCTGCCCGGCTCACACCCCTGGCTGGCCGCCATCTACATCGGGAACAGCTTCTGCGCTGGGAGCCTGGTCCAAACCTGCTGGGTGGTGTCGGCCGCCCACTGCTTCTCCCACAG TCCCCCCAGGGAAAGCGTCTCAGTGGTGCTGGGCCAGCACTTCTTCAACCGCACGACGGACGTGACGCAGACCTTCGGCATCGAGAAGTACATCCCGTACACTCTGTACTCGGTATTCAGCCCCAGCGACCACGACCTCG TCCTGATCCGGCTGAAGAAGAAAGGGGACCGCTGTGCCACACGCTCACAGTTCGTGCAGCCCATCTGCCTGCCCGAGCCCGGCAGCACCTTCCCTGCTGGACACAAGTGCCAGATTGCAGGCTGGGGCCACTTGGACGAGA ACGTGAGTGGCTACTCCAGCTCCCTGCGGGAGGCCCTGGTTCCCCTGGTCGCCGACCACAAGTGCAGCAACCCTGACGTCTATGGCGCCGACATCAGCCCCAACATGCTCTGTGCCGGCTACTTCGACTGCAAGTCCGACGCCTGCCAG GGGGACTCAGGGGGGCCCCTGGCCTGCGAGAAGAACGGCGTGGCCTACCTCTACGGCATCATCAGCTGGGGGGATGGCTGCGGGCGGCTCCACAAGCCGGGGGTCTACACCCGCGTGGCCAACTATGTGGACTGGATCAACGACCGGATACGGCCTCCCAGGCGGCTTGTGGCTCCCTCCTGA
- the HGFAC gene encoding hepatocyte growth factor activator isoform X2 → MGRWAWVSSPCPSLGLGPFLLLLLLLLLPRGSQPQPGGNRTESPEPNATATPAIPTILVTSETPATSAPEAEGPQRGGLPPPLRAVPSSSSPQAQALTEDGRPCRFPFRYGGRMLHACTSEGSAHRKWCATTHNYDRDRAWGYCVEATPPPGGPAALDPCASGPCLNGGSCSNTQDSQSYHCSCPRAFTGKDCGTEKCFDETRYEYLEGGDRWARVRQGHVEQCECLEGRTQCEGTRHTACLSSPCLNGGTCHLIVATGTTVCACPPGFAGRLCNIAPDERCFLGNGTGYRGVASTSASGLGCLAWNSDLLYQELHVDSVGTAALLGLGPHAYCRNPDSDERPWCYVVKDSALSWEYCRLEACESLTRIQLAPDILATLPEPASPGHQSCGRRHKKRTFLRPRIIGGSSSLPGSHPWLAAIYIGNSFCAGSLVQTCWVVSAAHCFSHSPPRESVSVVLGQHFFNRTTDVTQTFGIEKYIPYTLYSVFSPSDHDLVLIRLKKKGDRCATRSQFVQPICLPEPGSTFPAGHKCQIAGWGHLDENVSGYSSSLREALVPLVADHKCSNPDVYGADISPNMLCAGYFDCKSDACQGDSGGPLACEKNGVAYLYGIISWGDGCGRLHKPGVYTRVANYVDWINDRIRPPRRLVAPS, encoded by the exons ATGGGGCGCTGGGCCTGGGTCTCCAGCCCCTGTCCCTCCCTGGGGCTgggccccttcctcctcctcctcctcctcctgctgctgccgcgggggtcccagccccagcctggcgGG AACCGTACGGAGTCCCCAGAACCTAATGCCACAGCGACCCCTGCGATCCCCACTATCCTGGTGACCTCTGAGACCCCAGCAACGAGTGCTCCAGAGGCAGAGGGACCCCAACGTGGGGGGCTCCCGCCCCCGCTCAGGGCAGTTCCCTCGAGCAGCAGCCCCCAGGCCCAAG CACTCACCGAGGACGGGAGGCCCTGCAGGTTCCCCTTCCGCTATGGGGGCCGCATGCTGCACGCCTGCACTTCGGAGGGCAGCGCCCACAGGAAGTG GTGTGCCACAACTCACAACTACGACCGGGACAGGGCCTGGGGCTACTGTGTGGAGGCCACCCCGCCTCCGGGGGGCCCAG CTGCCCTGGATCCCTGTGCCTCCGGCCCCTGCCTCAATGGAGGCTCCTGCTCCAATACCCAGGACTCCCAGTCCTACCACTGCAGCTGCCCCCGGGCCTTCACCGGCAAAGACTGCGGCACGG AAAAGTGCTTCGACGAGACCCGCTACGAGTACCTGGAGGGGGGCGACCGCTGGGCCCGTGTGCGCCAGGGCCACGTGGAACAGTGCGAGTGCTTGGAGGGCCGGACCCAGTGCGAAGGCACCCGACATACAG CTTGCCTGAGCAGCCCTTGCCTGAATGGGGGCACCTGCCACCTGATTGTGGCCACCGGGACCACCGTGTGTGCCTGCCCACCAGGCTTTGCCGGGCGGCTCTGCAACATCG CACCTGATGAGCGCTGCTTCTTGGGGAATGGCACTGGGTACCGCGGCGTGGCCAGCACCTCAGCCTCGGGCCTCGGctgcctggcctggaactccGATCTACTCTACCAGGAGCTGCACGTGGACTCGGTGGGCACCGCGGCCCTGCTGGGCCTGGGCCCCCACGCCTACTGCCG GAATCCGGACAGTGATGAGAGGCCCTGGTGCTACGTGGTGAAGGACAGCGCGCTCTCCTGGGAGTACTGCCGCCTGGAGGCCTGCG AATCCCTCACCAGAATCCAACTGGCACCAGATATCCTGGCAACCCTGCCTGAGCCAGCCTCCCCGGGACACCAGTCCTGCGGCAGGAGGCATAAGAAGAGGACATTCCTGCGGCCACGCATCATCGGCGGCTCCTCCTCGCTGCCCGGCTCACACCCCTGGCTGGCCGCCATCTACATCGGGAACAGCTTCTGCGCTGGGAGCCTGGTCCAAACCTGCTGGGTGGTGTCGGCCGCCCACTGCTTCTCCCACAG TCCCCCCAGGGAAAGCGTCTCAGTGGTGCTGGGCCAGCACTTCTTCAACCGCACGACGGACGTGACGCAGACCTTCGGCATCGAGAAGTACATCCCGTACACTCTGTACTCGGTATTCAGCCCCAGCGACCACGACCTCG TCCTGATCCGGCTGAAGAAGAAAGGGGACCGCTGTGCCACACGCTCACAGTTCGTGCAGCCCATCTGCCTGCCCGAGCCCGGCAGCACCTTCCCTGCTGGACACAAGTGCCAGATTGCAGGCTGGGGCCACTTGGACGAGA ACGTGAGTGGCTACTCCAGCTCCCTGCGGGAGGCCCTGGTTCCCCTGGTCGCCGACCACAAGTGCAGCAACCCTGACGTCTATGGCGCCGACATCAGCCCCAACATGCTCTGTGCCGGCTACTTCGACTGCAAGTCCGACGCCTGCCAG GGGGACTCAGGGGGGCCCCTGGCCTGCGAGAAGAACGGCGTGGCCTACCTCTACGGCATCATCAGCTGGGGGGATGGCTGCGGGCGGCTCCACAAGCCGGGGGTCTACACCCGCGTGGCCAACTATGTGGACTGGATCAACGACCGGATACGGCCTCCCAGGCGGCTTGTGGCTCCCTCCTGA